From the Gemmatimonadales bacterium genome, one window contains:
- a CDS encoding Mrp/NBP35 family ATP-binding protein, translating to MSEDAVQAALADVPYPGLTRDIVALGLVRSIAVRNDRVHVSLRLATSREDVPALLREAIGARLAQAGAIRSEIQILTPDAHATSRPSPAADRVRMPGVAKVIAVGAGKGGVGKSTVAVNLALALQEAGLRVGVLDADIYGPSVPVLLGIEDGAQRVRMTAQHQILPLEALGMAVVSFGFFLGAKSPAVWRGPLVGKAVKQFARGVVWPALDVLVVDLPPGTGDVPLSLAEAIEVDGAVVVTTPQRLSVLEAGKAIEMFRKLGVPVLGVVENMSEAVCACSRTSHPFGEGGGAALSEKMACPLLARIPFEESTVRGGDAGAPAMVAEPHGASTAAFRTMAHTVRESLDLLHRAAAKGVHAP from the coding sequence TTGAGCGAGGACGCCGTGCAGGCGGCGCTGGCCGACGTCCCCTATCCGGGGCTGACACGGGATATCGTGGCGTTGGGGTTGGTGCGCTCGATTGCCGTCCGGAACGACCGGGTCCACGTGTCACTCAGGTTGGCTACGTCACGCGAAGACGTTCCCGCCCTGCTTCGCGAGGCCATCGGTGCGCGCCTGGCGCAGGCCGGTGCCATTCGCTCCGAAATCCAGATCCTCACACCTGACGCGCACGCGACCTCGAGGCCATCCCCCGCCGCGGACCGGGTCCGGATGCCTGGCGTCGCCAAGGTCATTGCCGTCGGCGCCGGCAAGGGCGGGGTGGGGAAGAGCACCGTGGCGGTCAACCTTGCGCTGGCCCTCCAAGAGGCAGGACTCCGCGTCGGCGTGCTGGACGCCGACATCTACGGTCCCTCGGTGCCGGTGCTGCTGGGCATCGAGGATGGTGCCCAGCGGGTTCGGATGACGGCCCAGCACCAGATCCTCCCGCTCGAGGCGCTCGGGATGGCCGTCGTTTCATTCGGATTCTTTCTCGGCGCCAAGTCCCCTGCGGTCTGGCGCGGCCCGCTGGTCGGGAAGGCCGTCAAGCAATTTGCGCGAGGCGTCGTGTGGCCAGCGCTGGATGTGCTGGTCGTGGACCTGCCTCCCGGCACTGGCGATGTGCCGCTCTCGTTGGCCGAGGCCATCGAGGTGGACGGCGCGGTGGTGGTGACCACCCCGCAGCGCCTGTCGGTCCTCGAGGCGGGCAAGGCCATCGAGATGTTTCGTAAGCTCGGGGTACCGGTGCTCGGCGTGGTGGAGAACATGAGCGAGGCGGTGTGTGCGTGTAGCCGGACATCCCACCCCTTTGGGGAGGGGGGCGGCGCGGCACTCAGCGAGAAGATGGCGTGTCCGCTCCTCGCGAGGATTCCCTTCGAGGAGAGCACCGTCCGCGGTGGCGATGCCGGCGCACCGGCGATGGTCGCTGAACCCCACGGCGCGTCGACCGCTGCGTTCAGGACGATGGCCCACACGGTCCGTGAAAGCCTCGACCTTCTTCACCGCGCGGCGGCCAAAGGGGTGCACGCGCCATGA
- a CDS encoding helix-turn-helix domain-containing protein, giving the protein MISAPGLGESQQSILDLLKRRGHGTIPELAAEVGLNIETVRGHLKSLIAAGLARREGSRSTGPGRPEVLYGLTPEADGLFPRREGDTLRELAAHLVKSGKSEVLREFFERRIGGRRADALARVQHLQGRARVEEVARIFSELGFMAVVEDDDGAPRLRLCHCPIRELVRSTRIPCVAEIGLIRELLGEGLTRVNYIPTGDSSCAYRVEA; this is encoded by the coding sequence ATGATCAGCGCTCCCGGTCTCGGTGAAAGTCAGCAATCCATCCTCGATCTGCTCAAGCGTCGCGGCCACGGCACCATTCCCGAGCTGGCCGCCGAGGTGGGTCTCAACATCGAAACGGTCCGGGGACACCTCAAGTCGCTCATCGCTGCCGGGTTGGCCAGGCGCGAGGGGAGTCGGAGCACTGGACCGGGGCGCCCCGAGGTGCTCTACGGGTTGACGCCGGAGGCCGATGGGCTCTTTCCTCGCCGAGAGGGAGACACGCTCCGGGAGCTTGCGGCTCACCTCGTCAAATCGGGCAAGAGCGAGGTCCTCCGCGAATTTTTCGAGCGGCGCATTGGCGGTCGGCGCGCCGATGCGCTGGCCCGGGTGCAACACCTGCAGGGACGGGCGCGGGTCGAGGAAGTGGCCCGGATCTTCTCGGAACTCGGATTCATGGCCGTGGTTGAGGATGACGACGGCGCGCCGCGGTTGCGTCTCTGCCATTGTCCGATTCGCGAACTGGTCCGCTCCACGCGCATCCCCTGCGTGGCGGAGATCGGCCTGATCCGCGAACTGCTGGGCGAGGGCCTGACGCGGGTGAACTACATCCCGACCGGCGACAGTTCCTGTGCCTACCGGGTGGAGGCCTAG
- a CDS encoding DUF488 family protein, producing the protein MIHIRRAYEPTVSDGSRTILVDRLWPRGVRKSALKLDAWLKDVAPSTELRQRFGHDPEKWPEFRRRYTRELEHNPIALTPLLVAAAAGDVTLLYSAHDAEHNQAVVLKEFLDAMMTDQVRHR; encoded by the coding sequence ATGATCCACATTCGACGCGCCTACGAGCCCACTGTCAGCGACGGCTCGCGCACAATCCTGGTTGACCGTCTCTGGCCTCGCGGCGTGCGCAAGAGCGCGCTCAAGCTGGATGCCTGGCTCAAGGACGTGGCGCCCAGCACCGAACTCCGTCAGCGGTTCGGACACGATCCCGAGAAATGGCCGGAGTTCCGGCGGCGCTACACCCGGGAGCTGGAGCACAACCCCATCGCCCTCACCCCGCTGCTCGTGGCCGCCGCCGCCGGCGACGTGACGCTGCTGTATTCCGCCCACGACGCCGAGCACAACCAGGCGGTGGTCCTGAAGGAGTTCCTCGACGCGATGATGACCGATCAGGTGAGACACCGATGA
- a CDS encoding cbb3-type cytochrome c oxidase subunit I — protein MSMLYPENETLPPRERRVLTLYLVTTLVLFLVLMVFGLLMRLAQGTWLDLPATLFYQLMTAHGAGMVGTVALGASAVMWFFLRKFVPLSTPIFLANYLLFMVGAVLLLAATFLGHYAGGWTFLYPLPVKSMGIWSVGSAALFMVGYLLIGVGFLLFYLDAMRAMIRVYGNLGRALGVQWLFGGAIDKSHPPTVVASTMVVIVNSLGILGGAVVLVMSLINAYASDIVLNALFAKNLIYFFGHVFINISIYMAVIAVYELLPRYTGRPWGVSRPFLWGWAASTVMVLTVYPHHLLMDFAMPRWMAVMGQVVSYTSGLPVFTVTAYGALTNIYRSGLRWRTPAMLLILSMFGWAAGIVPAIIDATISVNRVMHNTLWVPGHFHFYLLLGVLPMLLAFMYHVIGADADRPERGSDRLGVATYILGGLTFVLMFLAGGHASVPRRWAVHFAEWQSYDRVASIGAVLVILALTLFTVRICRGLLHRASRSQPALSG, from the coding sequence ATGAGCATGCTCTATCCCGAGAACGAGACGCTGCCCCCACGCGAGCGCCGCGTGCTCACCCTCTACCTGGTGACCACGCTGGTGCTCTTCCTCGTGCTGATGGTGTTCGGACTCCTGATGCGCCTGGCACAAGGCACCTGGCTCGACCTTCCGGCCACGCTGTTCTACCAATTGATGACGGCGCACGGCGCGGGGATGGTGGGGACCGTGGCGCTGGGCGCCAGCGCGGTGATGTGGTTTTTCCTGCGCAAGTTCGTGCCGTTGAGCACCCCCATCTTCCTGGCGAACTACCTCCTCTTCATGGTCGGCGCCGTGCTGCTCCTGGCGGCCACCTTCCTGGGGCACTACGCCGGTGGATGGACGTTCCTGTATCCGCTGCCCGTCAAGTCGATGGGCATCTGGAGCGTCGGGTCCGCGGCCCTCTTCATGGTAGGGTACCTGCTCATCGGGGTCGGCTTCCTGCTCTTCTACCTCGACGCCATGCGCGCCATGATCCGGGTCTACGGCAATCTGGGCCGCGCCCTCGGCGTGCAGTGGCTTTTCGGCGGCGCCATCGACAAGAGCCATCCGCCGACCGTGGTCGCGAGCACCATGGTGGTCATCGTCAACTCGCTCGGGATCCTCGGCGGCGCGGTCGTGCTGGTCATGAGCCTGATCAACGCCTACGCCTCCGACATCGTCCTGAACGCCCTCTTCGCCAAGAATCTCATCTATTTCTTCGGGCACGTCTTCATCAACATCAGCATCTATATGGCGGTGATCGCGGTGTACGAGCTGCTTCCCCGCTACACCGGACGGCCGTGGGGTGTTTCGCGGCCGTTCCTGTGGGGATGGGCGGCGAGTACCGTCATGGTGCTGACGGTCTACCCGCACCACCTGCTGATGGACTTCGCCATGCCGCGCTGGATGGCCGTGATGGGCCAGGTCGTCTCCTACACGAGCGGCCTCCCGGTCTTCACGGTGACCGCGTATGGTGCCTTGACCAACATCTACCGCTCCGGACTGCGCTGGCGCACGCCGGCCATGCTCCTCATCCTGTCGATGTTCGGCTGGGCGGCGGGCATCGTTCCCGCCATCATCGACGCCACCATCAGCGTCAACCGGGTCATGCACAACACCCTCTGGGTCCCCGGCCACTTCCATTTCTATCTCCTGCTGGGCGTCCTGCCCATGCTGCTGGCCTTCATGTATCACGTCATCGGGGCAGACGCCGATCGCCCCGAGCGCGGAAGCGACCGGCTCGGTGTTGCCACCTATATCCTCGGCGGCCTGACCTTCGTCCTGATGTTCCTTGCCGGGGGCCACGCCAGCGTGCCGAGGCGTTGGGCCGTGCATTTCGCGGAATGGCAATCGTACGACCGCGTGGCCTCAATCGGGGCCGTCCTGGTGATCCTCGCCCTGACGCTCTTTACCGTGCGCATCTGCCGCGGCCTGCTGCATCGAGCGTCCCGGTCTCAACCAGCGTTGAGCGGGTGA
- a CDS encoding SCO family protein: protein MTALRTILLSVVLVLAGGSGLAVATDGFHAFTTETARRVAVRRHPVPVPAVPLENQAGVPFTLADLQGRWILVDFIYTRCLTLCMTLGGDFAQLERQLAIPIAEGKVQLLSISFDPAHDAPAELSAYLARFRNRNPAWQAARPTTAEGLGRLKRALGLTVIPDSMGGFTHNAGILLVNPAGELVDIFDVGQVDQVKEAVLARLGS, encoded by the coding sequence GTGACAGCCCTGCGCACCATCCTGCTGTCCGTCGTGCTGGTGCTCGCGGGTGGGAGTGGGCTGGCCGTGGCCACGGATGGTTTCCATGCCTTCACCACCGAGACGGCCCGCCGCGTTGCGGTGCGTCGCCACCCGGTGCCGGTGCCGGCGGTGCCGCTCGAGAATCAAGCCGGGGTGCCGTTCACCCTGGCGGACCTCCAGGGGCGGTGGATCCTGGTGGACTTCATCTACACACGCTGCCTGACGCTCTGCATGACGCTCGGCGGCGACTTCGCGCAACTGGAGAGGCAACTGGCCATCCCGATTGCCGAGGGAAAGGTGCAGCTCCTCAGCATCAGCTTTGATCCCGCCCACGATGCACCGGCCGAGCTGTCAGCCTACCTCGCGCGGTTCCGGAACCGGAATCCGGCGTGGCAGGCAGCGCGACCAACCACCGCGGAAGGACTCGGACGGCTGAAGCGTGCACTTGGGCTCACCGTGATCCCGGACAGCATGGGCGGCTTTACCCACAACGCGGGGATTCTCCTCGTGAATCCGGCGGGTGAACTCGTGGACATCTTTGATGTTGGACAGGTGGATCAGGTGAAAGAGGCAGTGCTGGCTCGGCTGGGGTCATGA
- a CDS encoding chloride channel protein → MSTHSAPESAPLADRRLLLVSGLAIVIALGAGVLAEALMALIGLVTNLSFYGRWSLAFTSPAGNALGAWVIVVPVVGGLIVGVLARWGSPAIRGHGIPEVMERVLVGESRIPPRVTLLKPVGSAISIGTGGPFGAEGPIIASGGALGSLVGQALRVTADERKTLLAAGAAAGMSAVFGSPVSATLLAVELLLFEYRPRSLAPVALASAAAAGFRIAVHGPAAVFPMEFIATPSGMALAAYTVIGVLIGWLGVVITKGLYRIEDAFERLPIHWMWWPAIGGIVVGLMGYLSPRTLGVGYDNIQQLLDGSLAGQALLLLVVAKLISWSIALGSGTAGGTLAPLFTIGGGAGVLVGAGAAAVLPMLGIDPRVAGLVGMAAAFTGASRALLASVVFAFEATHQPMGLLPLLAGCTGAYLISLRTMRYTIMTERLARRGTPVITEYSADFLERLLVRDHATRAVVTLSADATVAETRAWLSGETASTHQGFPVVESDGRLVGLLTRREIQNPEVAGDAFLRGLIRRVPIVVQGHQSLRDAADRMVQAKVGRLPVMAEDGSGRVVGIISRSDLLTAHERRLDETERVADATLWG, encoded by the coding sequence ATGTCGACGCACTCCGCCCCTGAATCCGCGCCGCTGGCCGACCGACGCCTCCTCCTGGTGTCGGGGCTGGCCATTGTCATTGCCCTCGGTGCCGGCGTGCTGGCCGAGGCGCTCATGGCGCTCATCGGACTCGTCACCAATCTGAGCTTCTACGGGCGGTGGTCACTCGCCTTCACGTCACCCGCCGGCAACGCCCTCGGTGCCTGGGTGATTGTCGTGCCGGTGGTTGGTGGGCTGATTGTGGGCGTGCTGGCGCGCTGGGGTTCGCCTGCCATCCGTGGCCACGGCATTCCCGAAGTCATGGAGCGGGTCCTGGTGGGCGAAAGCCGGATACCGCCCCGTGTCACCCTGTTGAAACCTGTCGGGAGCGCCATTTCGATTGGCACCGGTGGTCCCTTCGGCGCGGAGGGCCCGATCATCGCCTCGGGCGGCGCGCTGGGCTCGCTCGTGGGACAGGCGCTTCGCGTCACCGCCGACGAACGAAAAACTCTGCTGGCGGCCGGCGCGGCGGCTGGCATGTCCGCCGTCTTCGGCTCCCCCGTTTCCGCGACCCTCCTCGCCGTGGAACTTCTCCTCTTCGAGTATCGCCCGCGCTCGCTGGCCCCGGTGGCCCTGGCCTCGGCTGCCGCCGCCGGATTCCGCATTGCCGTGCATGGCCCGGCGGCGGTCTTCCCGATGGAGTTCATCGCGACCCCGTCGGGGATGGCCCTGGCCGCCTACACCGTCATCGGCGTCCTGATTGGCTGGCTGGGCGTTGTGATCACCAAGGGGCTTTACCGCATCGAGGACGCCTTCGAACGGCTCCCCATTCATTGGATGTGGTGGCCGGCCATCGGCGGGATCGTGGTGGGATTGATGGGATACCTCTCCCCGCGGACGCTCGGCGTCGGGTACGACAACATCCAGCAGTTGCTGGACGGCAGCCTGGCGGGGCAGGCACTGCTCCTGCTGGTCGTCGCCAAGCTCATCTCGTGGTCGATTGCCCTTGGCAGCGGGACCGCCGGCGGAACGCTCGCGCCGCTCTTCACCATCGGCGGCGGCGCCGGGGTGTTGGTGGGTGCGGGGGCTGCCGCCGTCCTCCCGATGCTCGGCATCGATCCGCGAGTGGCGGGCCTCGTCGGCATGGCGGCGGCGTTCACGGGGGCCTCCCGAGCGCTGCTCGCATCGGTGGTGTTCGCCTTTGAGGCGACGCACCAGCCAATGGGGCTCCTTCCCCTGCTGGCAGGGTGCACCGGTGCCTACCTGATTTCACTCCGGACGATGCGCTACACCATCATGACGGAGCGACTCGCCCGGCGCGGCACGCCAGTCATCACCGAGTACTCTGCGGACTTCCTGGAACGTCTCCTTGTGCGGGACCACGCGACGCGGGCGGTGGTGACCCTGTCCGCCGATGCCACCGTTGCCGAGACCCGGGCCTGGCTGTCGGGGGAAACGGCGTCCACTCACCAGGGATTTCCAGTTGTTGAGAGCGACGGCCGGCTGGTCGGCCTCTTGACCCGACGGGAGATTCAGAATCCCGAGGTGGCAGGGGATGCGTTCCTCCGTGGCCTGATTCGCCGGGTGCCCATCGTGGTCCAGGGGCACCAATCCCTCAGGGACGCCGCGGATCGCATGGTGCAGGCCAAGGTCGGCCGCCTGCCGGTCATGGCGGAGGATGGATCCGGCCGGGTGGTAGGGATTATTTCCCGGAGCGACCTGCTGACGGCGCACGAGCGCCGACTGGACGAGACGGAACGGGTGGCGGATGCGACGCTGTGGGGGTGA
- a CDS encoding VWA domain-containing protein, translating into MRRRLELFIAAVFPDAPDIGVAEAPALPSFLARVAHRRVAHRTPSVPIASLQGNQIRLPDRLDSLPEARVAGRYRLLALEQAARAHRGTRIAAPRRDTLVRDLYFLAEAAAIDAWLLRMLPRLTEEFREARRDAASTRPERGRMSEQDRAVERLVLALLAADPTGPPPPFVEAATAAHSCAWAVAHQQRVSALAGPYRGMAPVPLWGAIEDVSDTAPASTPTGAGDAAPAAGRSRILPRRPRTRDADSDEDDDTPGTWMVRADDVQEKAEDPAGLQRPADRDDQADPGDLADMLAELPEARLVRRPGPVSEILAGENPLARVPGAAAAAGPGGLVYPEWDWRAAAYRSRACVLRERLAEDGEEAWVSRTLRRHASMIRAVRRDFELLRPRRIALRRQPDGAELDVDALVAAHADRRAGSTADDRFYIDVRPMQRDTGIALLVDVSASTDGWVTGQQRIIDVEKEALLVVVEALAALGDPHAVLAFSSEGPSRVVVRVLKRFGEPTGMAAVRRRIAGLEADGYTRTGAALRHATASLVQQPVRHRLLLLLSDGRPNDVDEYEGRYGIEDTRMAVAEARMQGVHVSCLTVDRQAPTYATRIFGRHFTVLSRPTQLPSVLTSLLRGLVRR; encoded by the coding sequence TTGCGCCGGCGTCTGGAACTCTTCATCGCTGCCGTCTTTCCCGACGCACCCGACATCGGTGTGGCAGAGGCACCGGCGCTGCCAAGCTTTCTCGCCAGGGTCGCCCACCGTCGCGTGGCGCACCGAACCCCTTCCGTTCCCATCGCATCGCTTCAAGGAAATCAGATTCGGCTGCCCGACCGTCTTGACTCGCTGCCGGAGGCCCGGGTGGCTGGCCGCTATCGGCTGTTGGCCCTCGAACAGGCGGCGCGGGCGCACCGGGGCACCCGAATCGCCGCACCCCGACGGGACACGCTGGTCCGGGATCTCTACTTCCTCGCAGAGGCGGCGGCCATCGACGCTTGGCTCCTGCGGATGTTACCCCGTCTCACCGAGGAGTTCAGGGAGGCGAGACGGGACGCGGCGTCAACCCGGCCGGAACGAGGACGGATGTCCGAGCAGGACCGCGCGGTGGAACGACTGGTGCTCGCGCTGCTCGCTGCCGATCCGACTGGACCGCCGCCGCCTTTTGTCGAGGCTGCCACTGCGGCCCATTCGTGCGCCTGGGCCGTTGCCCACCAGCAGAGGGTGTCCGCGCTCGCCGGTCCCTATCGCGGGATGGCCCCCGTGCCGCTCTGGGGAGCCATTGAGGACGTGTCGGACACGGCGCCGGCATCGACCCCGACCGGCGCGGGTGATGCCGCTCCCGCCGCGGGCCGAAGTCGAATCCTTCCTCGGCGCCCGCGCACTCGGGACGCCGACTCCGACGAAGACGACGACACGCCGGGAACCTGGATGGTGCGAGCCGATGACGTGCAGGAGAAGGCAGAGGATCCCGCCGGGCTGCAGCGACCCGCCGATCGGGATGACCAGGCCGACCCGGGCGATCTGGCGGATATGCTCGCAGAGTTGCCTGAGGCACGGCTGGTCCGCCGGCCAGGCCCCGTCTCGGAGATTCTGGCCGGCGAAAATCCACTCGCTCGCGTCCCGGGGGCCGCTGCGGCGGCCGGACCGGGTGGCCTGGTGTATCCCGAATGGGACTGGCGGGCGGCGGCCTATCGATCGCGGGCGTGCGTGCTTCGCGAGCGGCTGGCCGAGGATGGCGAGGAAGCGTGGGTGAGTCGCACACTGCGCCGACATGCCTCCATGATCCGCGCTGTGCGTCGCGATTTCGAGCTGCTCCGGCCCCGGCGGATCGCGCTCCGGCGGCAACCGGACGGCGCCGAACTGGATGTGGATGCCCTGGTCGCCGCGCACGCCGACCGCCGGGCCGGGAGCACCGCCGATGATCGCTTCTACATCGACGTGCGTCCAATGCAGCGAGACACCGGCATCGCGCTGCTGGTTGATGTCAGCGCCTCCACCGATGGGTGGGTCACCGGGCAGCAACGGATCATCGACGTGGAGAAGGAGGCGCTCCTGGTGGTGGTGGAGGCCCTCGCCGCGCTGGGCGACCCACACGCGGTGCTGGCCTTCTCGAGCGAAGGGCCATCCCGGGTCGTCGTCCGCGTACTGAAACGCTTCGGGGAGCCGACCGGGATGGCAGCCGTTCGTCGGCGAATCGCGGGCCTCGAGGCGGATGGATACACGCGGACGGGGGCCGCCCTTCGGCACGCCACCGCCTCCCTGGTGCAGCAACCCGTCCGGCATCGGTTGCTGCTCCTTCTCTCTGATGGGCGCCCAAACGACGTCGATGAATACGAGGGCCGCTATGGGATTGAAGACACGCGCATGGCGGTCGCGGAGGCGCGGATGCAGGGCGTTCACGTGTCCTGTCTCACCGTGGACCGGCAGGCCCCGACGTACGCCACCCGGATCTTCGGGCGCCACTTTACCGTACTTTCGCGGCCGACACAGTTGCCGAGCGTCCTGACGAGTCTCCTTCGCGGGCTGGTCCGCCGGTGA
- a CDS encoding AAA family ATPase encodes MSAQGLSASARTLPDGLRHPGGAEPYYLPVGDEVTIFGECHRRGLAVMLKGPTGCGKTRFVEHMAWRLNRPLVTVACHDDLSASDLTGRWLVRGGETSWQDGPLARAARLGAICYLDEVVEARQDVIVVIHPLTDDRRMLPVEKTSELIEAAPGFQLVVSYNPGYQHVLKDLKPSTRQRFVALEFDFPPPEVEGRVVAHEGGVDHGTAAALVELAQRIRRLRDRGLVEVPSSRLLVATARLIAGGIAPAQATRVALMGPLTDDPDLLAAIGDLIAATF; translated from the coding sequence GTGAGCGCGCAGGGGCTTTCCGCGTCCGCGCGGACGCTGCCGGACGGGCTGCGCCATCCGGGCGGAGCGGAGCCCTACTATCTGCCGGTCGGAGATGAGGTCACGATTTTCGGCGAATGCCACCGCCGGGGATTGGCCGTCATGCTCAAGGGACCGACCGGGTGCGGCAAGACGCGGTTCGTCGAGCACATGGCCTGGCGGCTCAACCGCCCCCTCGTGACCGTGGCCTGCCACGACGATTTGTCGGCCAGCGATCTCACCGGACGATGGCTGGTCCGGGGCGGGGAGACATCCTGGCAGGACGGGCCGCTGGCGCGCGCCGCCCGCCTCGGGGCGATTTGCTACCTCGACGAGGTCGTCGAGGCGCGGCAGGATGTCATCGTGGTTATCCATCCCCTGACAGACGACCGCCGGATGCTGCCGGTCGAGAAGACGTCCGAGTTGATTGAGGCCGCGCCGGGCTTTCAGCTCGTGGTGTCCTACAATCCCGGATACCAGCACGTCCTGAAGGACCTCAAGCCGAGTACGCGCCAGCGCTTTGTCGCCCTCGAATTCGATTTCCCCCCTCCCGAGGTGGAGGGTCGGGTCGTGGCGCACGAGGGTGGGGTGGATCACGGCACGGCGGCCGCGCTGGTGGAGCTGGCCCAACGGATCCGGCGGCTCCGGGACCGTGGACTTGTCGAAGTCCCCAGCAGCCGGCTCCTCGTGGCCACCGCACGCCTCATCGCCGGCGGTATCGCCCCGGCACAGGCCACCCGCGTGGCTCTGATGGGGCCGCTCACGGACGATCCCGACCTCCTCGCCGCCATCGGCGACTTGATCGCCGCGACTTTCTAG
- a CDS encoding cbb3-type cytochrome c oxidase subunit I translates to MRYRTQAVAYPYFVVALLLFGLQMVFGILSITKYLGPDPIQAILPFDVSKEIHTNLLLVWVLTGFMGATYWLVPEESRTELYSPRLAFWQLGLWTLAGVTAVVGYLFGWTEGNKLLEQPMPVKLAIVVVMLMFLYNIGMTIWKARKLTTTEGVLVAGLALTALLYLPALLTFNNYTVSIYYRWWTVHLWVEGVWEMVQGGLLAYLLIRLSGADREVMEKWLYVIVGLTFIAGILGTAHHYYWVGVPAYWLPLGAFFSALEPLAFLGMAVYAYMAMRRSGLSHPNRLALHWTIGSAVFSALGAGVLGLAHTWPSVNKWTHGTMITAMHGHMAFFGAYVMIVLAMITYAAPGLFGHDEEHTDSSAGIWAFWLQVGGMFGMTMAFAAAGIGQTYLERVLGIGYLQTQQKIQVHFLMVLATGLVFVLGVALYLYDFFLLAPRRSTRLANWPAAGAGTPE, encoded by the coding sequence ATGCGTTATCGCACGCAGGCCGTCGCCTATCCCTACTTCGTCGTCGCCCTGCTCCTGTTCGGCCTCCAGATGGTGTTCGGCATTCTGTCCATCACCAAGTACCTCGGGCCCGACCCCATCCAGGCCATCCTGCCGTTTGATGTGAGCAAGGAGATCCACACCAACCTGCTGCTGGTGTGGGTGCTGACCGGATTCATGGGCGCGACGTACTGGCTGGTGCCGGAGGAATCGCGGACGGAACTGTACTCGCCGCGACTCGCCTTTTGGCAGCTCGGGCTCTGGACCCTGGCCGGGGTGACGGCGGTGGTCGGATATCTCTTTGGCTGGACCGAGGGCAACAAGCTGCTCGAACAGCCGATGCCGGTGAAGCTCGCGATCGTGGTCGTGATGTTGATGTTCCTCTACAACATCGGCATGACGATCTGGAAGGCTCGGAAGCTCACCACCACGGAGGGGGTCCTGGTGGCGGGGCTGGCGCTGACGGCGCTGCTCTACCTGCCAGCGCTCCTCACGTTCAACAATTACACCGTCAGCATCTACTACCGCTGGTGGACGGTGCACCTCTGGGTCGAGGGCGTCTGGGAAATGGTGCAGGGGGGTCTCCTGGCGTATCTCCTGATCCGCCTCTCCGGCGCCGACCGCGAGGTCATGGAGAAGTGGCTGTACGTGATCGTCGGACTCACCTTCATCGCCGGGATCCTGGGGACCGCCCACCATTACTACTGGGTCGGTGTGCCCGCCTACTGGCTGCCCCTCGGCGCGTTCTTCAGCGCGCTGGAGCCGCTCGCCTTCCTCGGCATGGCGGTCTACGCGTACATGGCCATGCGGCGCTCAGGCCTGAGTCACCCGAACCGCCTGGCCCTGCACTGGACCATCGGGAGCGCCGTGTTCTCTGCGCTGGGCGCCGGGGTGCTGGGACTGGCGCACACCTGGCCGTCCGTCAACAAGTGGACGCACGGCACGATGATCACTGCGATGCACGGACACATGGCGTTCTTTGGCGCCTACGTGATGATCGTCCTGGCGATGATCACGTACGCGGCGCCGGGACTCTTCGGTCACGACGAAGAGCACACCGATTCCTCCGCGGGGATCTGGGCGTTCTGGCTGCAGGTCGGCGGCATGTTCGGCATGACCATGGCATTCGCGGCGGCCGGGATCGGCCAGACCTACCTCGAGCGGGTCCTGGGCATCGGCTACCTACAGACCCAGCAGAAGATCCAAGTCCATTTCCTGATGGTGCTGGCCACCGGCCTGGTGTTCGTGCTGGGCGTCGCGCTCTATCTCTACGATTTCTTCCTCCTGGCGCCCCGGCGGTCCACCCGGCTCGCCAATTGGCCGGCGGCGGGGGCAGGCACCCCAGAATGA